The following coding sequences lie in one Longimicrobium sp. genomic window:
- a CDS encoding S41 family peptidase, producing MRRAILTAAAAAVLPLAAAAQEAVVRPRSTAEDLQMFSQVLNQIRVNHPDSIDTHRLFMAAVEGMVRAADPHSYVITSARLSPQKEKDYREGRLFPVPIEWDFARGTPVVRSVAPGSAAARQDILPGDVLVAADGHPVRAESPFELEVVLSGTRNSTVALRLERERVDGSVAELERTVRRERSEEGTAVPAVLMLDDSTGYVRVTTFSNMRAAEDLHAALAKLEGTGMRRLLLDLRDNGGGMVDEASRVAGEFLPSGTVVYSSEGRKADVAETVRVQRSFWRRERQYPVVLMVNGGTASASELVAGALQDHDRALVVGRPTFGKSLLMRGFPMTDGSAIMLVIGHIKTPCGRVVQRQYRDVRVNDYYRMARTARDTAGRPSCRTTGGRVVYGGGGIFPDVVTPEAEPDPLWLARLREEDLPTRWIGGYLSANAAAFPSADALAASPRLPDAALADFRAFAARAGHTLPAGPDADARLQRVLARGIAFARWGDTGYYRLVAVTDPQVREAASQFGKAAEVLRPAP from the coding sequence GTGAGGCGCGCCATCCTGACGGCCGCCGCCGCGGCCGTCCTTCCGCTCGCCGCGGCGGCGCAGGAGGCGGTCGTGCGCCCGCGCAGCACCGCCGAGGACCTGCAGATGTTCAGCCAGGTCCTCAACCAGATCCGCGTGAACCACCCGGACTCCATCGACACCCACCGCCTCTTCATGGCCGCCGTGGAGGGGATGGTGCGCGCCGCCGATCCGCACTCGTACGTCATCACCTCGGCGCGCCTGTCGCCGCAGAAGGAAAAGGACTACCGCGAGGGCCGCCTCTTTCCGGTGCCCATCGAGTGGGACTTCGCGCGCGGCACGCCGGTGGTGCGCAGCGTGGCGCCAGGCTCGGCGGCGGCGCGGCAGGACATCCTCCCCGGCGACGTCCTCGTCGCCGCCGACGGCCACCCGGTGCGCGCGGAGAGCCCCTTCGAGCTGGAGGTGGTGCTCTCCGGCACCCGCAACTCCACCGTGGCCCTGCGGCTGGAGCGCGAGCGCGTCGACGGCTCGGTGGCCGAGCTGGAGCGTACCGTCCGCCGCGAGCGCTCCGAGGAGGGCACCGCCGTCCCCGCCGTGCTGATGCTGGACGACAGCACGGGCTACGTGCGCGTGACCACCTTTTCCAACATGCGCGCCGCGGAGGACCTCCACGCCGCCCTCGCGAAGCTGGAGGGCACGGGGATGCGCCGCCTCCTGCTGGACCTGCGCGACAACGGCGGTGGCATGGTGGACGAGGCGTCCAGGGTGGCGGGCGAGTTCCTCCCCTCGGGCACCGTCGTCTACTCGTCCGAGGGCCGCAAGGCCGACGTTGCCGAGACGGTGCGGGTGCAGCGCTCCTTCTGGCGGCGCGAGCGGCAGTACCCCGTCGTGCTGATGGTGAACGGGGGCACCGCCAGCGCATCGGAGCTGGTGGCGGGCGCGCTGCAGGACCACGACCGGGCGCTGGTGGTGGGGCGCCCAACCTTTGGCAAGTCGCTGCTGATGCGCGGCTTCCCCATGACCGACGGCTCGGCGATCATGCTGGTGATCGGCCACATCAAGACGCCGTGCGGCCGCGTGGTGCAGCGCCAGTACCGTGACGTGCGCGTGAACGACTACTACCGCATGGCCCGCACGGCGCGCGACACCGCGGGGCGCCCCTCGTGCCGCACCACCGGCGGGCGCGTGGTGTACGGCGGCGGCGGCATCTTTCCCGACGTGGTCACCCCCGAAGCGGAGCCGGACCCGCTCTGGCTCGCCCGCCTGCGCGAGGAGGACCTCCCCACGCGCTGGATTGGCGGCTACCTGAGCGCCAACGCCGCCGCCTTCCCCTCGGCCGACGCCCTCGCCGCCTCGCCGCGCCTTCCCGATGCCGCGCTGGCGGACTTCCGCGCTTTTGCCGCGCGCGCCGGCCACACGCTCCCCGCCGGCCCCGATGCGGATGCGCGGCTGCAGCGCGTCCTAGCCCGCGGCATCGCCTTCGCCAGGTGGGGCGACACCGGCTACTACCGCCTCGTCGCCGTCACCGACCCGCAGGTGCGCGAAGCCGCATCGCAGTTCGGCAAAGCAGCGGAGGTGCTGCGGCCGGCGCCTTGA
- a CDS encoding nucleotidyltransferase family protein, whose translation MSDQSAKDEQELEVPPRFDFSGAVRGRIASRFTPEERDELIKRAVMEDTRHCAAQNKLLVDAGMSIRELIRANRDMIRCIAEQHGARNVRLFGSVARGEAGPESDVDFLVDAGPATSSWFPGGLVADLETLLGRRVDLVTERGLAPDLREQVLREAVTF comes from the coding sequence ATGAGCGATCAGTCTGCAAAGGACGAGCAGGAGCTCGAGGTGCCGCCCCGATTCGACTTCTCGGGCGCGGTTCGAGGCAGGATCGCCAGCCGCTTCACACCGGAGGAGCGGGACGAGCTCATCAAGCGCGCGGTCATGGAGGATACACGCCATTGTGCGGCGCAGAACAAACTGCTCGTAGACGCTGGAATGAGCATCCGTGAGCTGATCCGCGCCAACCGGGATATGATCCGCTGTATCGCAGAGCAACATGGCGCGCGGAACGTGCGCCTCTTTGGCTCCGTGGCGCGTGGTGAAGCGGGCCCCGAGAGCGACGTGGACTTCCTCGTGGATGCGGGGCCCGCCACCAGCTCCTGGTTCCCCGGTGGACTGGTCGCCGATCTGGAAACCCTGCTCGGGCGCCGCGTCGATCTGGTGACGGAACGCGGTCTCGCGCCGGACCTGCGGGAACAGGTGCTGCGCGAGGCGGTTACGTTTTGA
- a CDS encoding DUF2188 domain-containing protein — MAKTLMEKSAAMAPAPVLPSGKLIDVYVVPKEGKWLVRVRGVLRSTHKTRDQAINAAMKIAHQTECNVVVRGLDGKIEKRLSGSLADALMLKLWKRIYKRHLRGEI, encoded by the coding sequence ATGGCGAAGACTCTGATGGAGAAAAGCGCCGCGATGGCGCCCGCTCCGGTGTTGCCGAGCGGCAAGCTGATCGACGTGTACGTCGTTCCCAAGGAGGGGAAGTGGCTGGTGCGCGTGCGCGGGGTGCTCCGCAGCACCCACAAGACCCGCGACCAGGCGATCAACGCCGCGATGAAGATCGCCCACCAGACGGAATGCAACGTCGTGGTCCGCGGTCTGGACGGGAAGATCGAGAAGCGGCTTTCGGGCTCCCTTGCGGACGCGCTGATGCTGAAGCTTTGGAAGCGGATCTACAAGCGTCACCTGCGGGGGGAGATCTGA
- a CDS encoding PAS domain-containing sensor histidine kinase, with amino-acid sequence MDLHAATPLESYYHELIGSLDAIVWEADTETFQFTFVSPQAERILGYPPEAWTEDGFWMKILHPEDRDEAVETCLRGLREGCDSQFEYRVAAADGTARWIWDVVRLVRDDDGVVRQLRGIMVDVTERKRIADEQERFRAMVSHDLNNPLAVVLLNADLLLQTPGALGCPDSWDVVRGILRSAEQMQRLIQDLTQGPAGDRASRLSPRPFAAGALVVDAACVGRPLAEDRGIELVVASAEPVWVWADPERVLQVFGNLVGNAIRYTPPGGTIRLGTESSEAMVRFFVADSGAGIPPAKLESLLGNGRGTGAGLGLAIAREIVAAHGGTLAGESRPGEGSTFSFTLPRIAQGAAPRN; translated from the coding sequence ATGGACCTCCACGCCGCCACACCGCTCGAAAGCTACTACCACGAACTGATCGGCTCGCTGGACGCAATCGTGTGGGAGGCGGATACGGAGACGTTCCAGTTCACATTCGTGAGCCCGCAGGCGGAGCGCATCCTGGGCTACCCGCCCGAGGCGTGGACGGAGGACGGCTTCTGGATGAAGATCCTCCACCCGGAGGACCGCGACGAGGCGGTGGAGACCTGCCTGCGCGGGCTGCGGGAGGGTTGCGACAGCCAGTTCGAGTACCGCGTCGCCGCCGCCGATGGCACGGCAAGGTGGATCTGGGACGTCGTGCGGCTGGTGCGCGACGACGACGGCGTGGTGCGGCAGCTTCGCGGCATCATGGTGGATGTCACCGAGCGCAAGCGGATCGCGGATGAACAGGAGCGCTTCCGCGCCATGGTGTCGCACGACCTGAACAACCCGCTCGCGGTGGTCCTCCTCAACGCCGACCTCCTCCTTCAGACCCCCGGCGCCCTCGGCTGCCCGGACTCGTGGGACGTGGTGCGCGGCATCCTGCGCTCCGCCGAGCAGATGCAGCGGCTGATCCAGGACCTGACGCAGGGCCCCGCGGGCGATCGGGCCAGCCGGCTCTCCCCGCGCCCGTTCGCCGCGGGCGCGCTGGTGGTGGACGCCGCGTGCGTGGGCCGCCCGCTGGCCGAGGACCGCGGGATCGAGCTGGTGGTCGCCTCGGCCGAGCCGGTGTGGGTGTGGGCGGACCCGGAGCGCGTGCTGCAGGTGTTCGGGAACCTGGTGGGGAACGCCATCCGCTACACCCCGCCCGGCGGCACCATCCGCCTGGGCACCGAGAGCTCGGAGGCCATGGTCCGCTTCTTCGTCGCCGACAGCGGCGCCGGGATCCCGCCCGCCAAGCTGGAATCACTCCTCGGCAACGGCCGCGGCACGGGCGCGGGCCTGGGCCTCGCCATCGCGCGCGAGATCGTGGCCGCGCACGGCGGCACCCTCGCCGGCGAGAGCCGCCCCGGTGAGGGGAGCACCTTCTCCTTCACGCTCCCGCGGATCGCCCAGGGCGCGGCGCCGCGGAACTGA
- a CDS encoding carboxypeptidase-like regulatory domain-containing protein has product MCRIAPLRALALAVLAAVPLAAQTPEPRAGTVSGSVRDARSAAPLSDATVTLDGGALAAFPTAPRTAFAQATRATRTDTLGAYIFGGVTAGEYRLHVQRTGYRSATVLVALRTAGVEVEPVSLRRARHTDAPWRDLPRMIGAGYGATYSGPTSGPGWHAQGSFAFYRASPALRAEAYALAQRGTATGSPLACGDQVRQLYCLGREDRSTFAGAGLALAVEGSIAGDRVRPYARLGGGVYHQRVASTEFEGPTGICIEGGELVSCPDNPPFGSFTRSFSRTGPGVSIAAGVRLRLAGVSVFAEAGTHAAEMGSGSAGAAPVTLGVEF; this is encoded by the coding sequence ATGTGCCGCATCGCCCCCCTCCGCGCGCTCGCGCTGGCCGTGCTCGCCGCCGTACCCCTCGCGGCGCAGACCCCCGAACCGCGCGCCGGCACCGTTTCCGGCTCCGTTCGCGACGCCCGGAGCGCGGCGCCCCTCTCAGACGCCACCGTGACGCTCGATGGCGGGGCGCTCGCCGCCTTCCCCACGGCGCCGCGCACCGCCTTCGCGCAGGCGACGCGTGCCACGCGAACCGACACGCTGGGCGCGTACATCTTCGGCGGCGTCACGGCGGGCGAGTACCGGCTGCACGTGCAGCGGACCGGCTACCGCTCCGCGACGGTGCTGGTGGCGCTGCGCACGGCGGGGGTGGAGGTGGAGCCGGTGTCGCTCCGCCGCGCGCGCCACACGGATGCCCCGTGGCGCGACCTTCCCCGCATGATCGGCGCGGGGTACGGCGCTACGTACAGCGGACCGACCTCGGGGCCGGGATGGCACGCGCAGGGCAGCTTCGCCTTCTACCGCGCATCGCCCGCGCTGCGCGCCGAGGCGTACGCGCTAGCGCAGCGCGGCACGGCCACGGGCTCGCCGCTGGCGTGCGGCGACCAGGTGAGGCAGCTCTACTGCCTGGGCCGCGAGGACCGGAGCACCTTTGCGGGAGCCGGGCTCGCGCTGGCGGTGGAAGGCTCGATCGCGGGTGACCGCGTGCGGCCGTACGCCCGCCTGGGCGGCGGCGTGTACCACCAGCGGGTCGCATCCACCGAGTTCGAGGGGCCCACCGGGATCTGCATCGAGGGCGGCGAGCTCGTCTCCTGCCCGGACAACCCGCCCTTTGGCAGCTTCACCCGCTCGTTCAGCCGCACCGGCCCTGGGGTGTCCATCGCGGCGGGCGTCCGCCTGCGGTTGGCCGGCGTCTCCGTGTTCGCCGAAGCGGGCACGCACGCCGCCGAGATGGGAAGCGGTTCCGCGGGCGCCGCGCCGGTCACGCTGGGCGTCGAGTTCTGA
- a CDS encoding aldolase/citrate lyase family protein — protein MSELEDADARLTRALARARTGEPAERQPVHTVYGGAHLFRADTAPRLGTRALEALARYAPDAPTLASALGTDAHAEAVWERVRAKLHREPVEDFRIDFEDGYGVRPDAEEDEHAETAAREVARGMAEGTLPPFIGIRLKALTMETRARAVGTLHRFANALLGTTGGVVPPGFVVTLPKVTVPEQTELLALLLERLEAEHGIAAGTLRMELMVETPEALFDDEGRAALPGLVRAGRGRVVAAHFGAYDYTAALGITAAHQHLRHPACDWARHAMQVSLAGSGVRLSDGATTLLPVAPHRGELSAEQEVENRAAVHRGWRVHHDDVRHGLASGFYQGWDLHPAQLVSRYAAVYGFFLEGVDAAGERLRNFVDRAARATRVGNAFDDAATGQGLLNFFLRAVGCGAIAEDDALARTGLTSAELRIRSFASIVRAREGRTENGG, from the coding sequence ATGTCCGAACTCGAAGACGCCGACGCCAGACTGACCCGCGCCCTGGCCCGCGCACGCACGGGAGAGCCCGCGGAACGCCAGCCCGTGCACACCGTGTACGGCGGAGCGCACCTATTCCGCGCGGACACGGCGCCACGCCTGGGCACCCGCGCACTCGAGGCGCTCGCTCGCTACGCCCCGGACGCGCCCACCCTGGCGAGCGCACTGGGAACGGACGCGCACGCGGAGGCGGTGTGGGAGCGGGTGCGGGCCAAGCTGCACCGCGAGCCGGTGGAGGACTTCCGCATCGACTTCGAAGACGGCTACGGCGTCCGTCCCGACGCCGAAGAGGACGAGCACGCCGAGACCGCCGCCCGCGAAGTCGCCCGCGGGATGGCGGAGGGGACGCTCCCGCCCTTCATCGGCATCCGCCTCAAGGCGCTGACGATGGAGACGCGCGCCCGCGCCGTTGGCACACTGCACCGCTTCGCGAACGCGCTGCTGGGCACCACGGGCGGCGTCGTGCCGCCGGGCTTCGTCGTCACGCTCCCCAAGGTGACGGTCCCGGAGCAAACGGAGCTGCTCGCGCTCCTTTTGGAACGGCTGGAGGCGGAGCACGGAATCGCGGCCGGCACGCTGCGCATGGAGTTGATGGTGGAGACGCCCGAGGCGCTGTTCGACGACGAGGGCCGCGCGGCGCTCCCAGGGCTGGTGCGCGCGGGTCGCGGTCGTGTGGTCGCCGCACACTTCGGCGCGTACGACTACACGGCGGCGCTGGGGATCACCGCTGCCCATCAGCATCTGCGCCACCCCGCGTGCGACTGGGCGCGCCACGCCATGCAGGTGTCGCTCGCGGGGAGCGGTGTGCGGTTGTCGGACGGCGCCACCACGCTCCTCCCCGTCGCTCCGCACCGCGGCGAGCTGAGTGCCGAGCAGGAAGTGGAAAACCGGGCCGCGGTGCATCGAGGGTGGCGCGTGCACCACGACGACGTGAGGCACGGCCTGGCATCGGGCTTCTACCAGGGCTGGGACCTGCATCCGGCGCAGCTCGTGTCGCGCTACGCGGCGGTGTACGGCTTCTTCCTGGAAGGCGTGGACGCCGCCGGCGAGCGCCTGCGCAACTTCGTGGATCGCGCAGCGCGAGCCACCCGCGTCGGCAACGCCTTCGACGACGCGGCCACCGGGCAGGGGCTCCTCAACTTCTTTCTCCGCGCAGTGGGCTGCGGCGCCATCGCCGAGGACGATGCGCTGGCCCGCACCGGCCTCACCTCCGCCGAGCTGCGCATCCGCTCCTTTGCCTCCATCGTCCGGGCGCGGGAGGGGCGCACGGAAAACGGCGGGTGA
- the lon gene encoding endopeptidase La, whose translation MSERLMRPVLPLRETVVFPGTAVPISAGRPGTLQAIEAALAGDRRMLAVAQRENRDEVEAENLYTVGTVVRIAQVQRGNGGVQLLIQGEGRALALQYVAPEGRGLAAHVREMNDLEPIAADDPAFLALYRELRDRAAELGKRRGIPPEMLQQFMSGVTEPGPFADLVAFYVEMGTEAKQKLLEILSVEERLRSLLLIVQRQLAMIEAQEEIQQQVQEELGERQREMLLREQMKAIQRELGEEDEGAELEELREKIEALGLDETAREEVERELGRLERTNPQSAEYQVIRTYLEWVAELPWNVRTEDRLELLPAEEILNEDHYGLEDVKDRVLEFLAVRQLAARRAEDEVKEEAAIEAEALSGTEAEASSEELEREIAEAKAKATAKGPIILFAGPPGVGKTSIAKSIARALGRKYVRIALGGVRDEADIRGHRRTYVGAMPGRIVQALKQAKSRNPVILLDEVDKLGVSYQGDPSSALLEVLDPAQNHEFTDHYLGVPFDLSEVLFIATANYAQNIPAPLYDRMEAVEFRGYTEQEKKAIAERFLLPRQREDAGLRAEELEVTDEALRAVIAEYTREAGVRQLEREVGKLARKAARRIAAGAESTVRVDLERVKELLGRTRVHPERAGGQDTVGVSTGMYYTPVGGDIMFIEVSAQQRAAVPATAEGESAAQPGFGNLVLTGQLGDVMKESARAALTYARANAGRYGIDPRKAWGSELHIHVPAGAIPKDGPSAGVAMTTALVSALSDTPVRSDVAMTGEVTLTGRVLPIGGVKEKLLGAHRAGIRTIVLPKDNEGDLEDLPAEVLAALDVHPVETIDQALSVALRGASMSEGKLRFPELPLPLTTGAGRGLEGAVRMHGSR comes from the coding sequence ATGAGTGAACGACTGATGCGGCCCGTTCTCCCGCTCCGGGAAACGGTGGTGTTTCCCGGGACCGCCGTGCCGATATCGGCCGGGCGCCCGGGAACGCTGCAGGCCATCGAGGCCGCGCTCGCCGGCGACCGACGCATGCTGGCCGTCGCCCAGCGCGAGAACCGCGACGAGGTGGAGGCGGAGAACCTCTACACCGTCGGCACCGTGGTGCGCATCGCACAGGTGCAGCGCGGCAACGGCGGCGTGCAGCTCCTGATCCAGGGCGAGGGGCGCGCCCTCGCGCTGCAGTACGTGGCGCCGGAGGGGCGCGGGCTGGCGGCGCACGTCCGCGAGATGAACGACCTGGAGCCCATCGCGGCCGACGATCCGGCTTTCCTCGCGCTTTACCGCGAGCTTCGCGACCGCGCCGCCGAGCTGGGCAAGCGCCGCGGCATTCCGCCGGAGATGCTGCAGCAGTTCATGAGCGGCGTCACCGAGCCGGGACCGTTCGCGGACCTGGTGGCGTTCTACGTGGAAATGGGGACCGAGGCCAAGCAGAAGCTCCTCGAGATCCTCTCCGTAGAGGAGCGGCTGCGCTCCCTTCTGCTCATCGTGCAGCGGCAGCTCGCCATGATCGAGGCGCAGGAGGAGATCCAGCAGCAGGTGCAGGAGGAGCTGGGCGAGCGCCAGCGCGAGATGCTCCTTCGCGAGCAGATGAAGGCGATCCAGCGCGAGCTGGGCGAGGAGGACGAGGGCGCCGAGCTGGAGGAGCTGCGCGAGAAGATCGAGGCGCTCGGCCTGGACGAGACGGCGCGCGAGGAGGTGGAGCGCGAGCTGGGCCGTCTGGAGCGCACCAATCCGCAGAGCGCCGAGTACCAGGTGATCCGCACCTACCTGGAGTGGGTGGCGGAGCTGCCGTGGAACGTGCGCACCGAGGACCGGCTGGAGCTCCTTCCCGCCGAGGAGATCCTCAACGAGGACCACTACGGGCTGGAGGACGTCAAGGACCGCGTGCTGGAGTTCCTGGCCGTGCGCCAGCTGGCCGCGCGCCGCGCCGAGGACGAGGTGAAGGAGGAGGCCGCCATCGAGGCGGAGGCCCTCTCCGGCACCGAGGCGGAGGCATCGTCGGAGGAGCTGGAGCGCGAGATCGCCGAGGCCAAGGCGAAGGCGACCGCCAAGGGGCCCATCATCCTCTTCGCGGGCCCCCCGGGCGTCGGCAAGACGTCGATCGCCAAGTCGATCGCGCGGGCGCTGGGCCGCAAGTACGTGCGCATCGCGCTGGGCGGCGTGCGCGACGAGGCGGACATCCGCGGGCACCGGCGCACCTACGTGGGCGCCATGCCGGGGCGCATCGTGCAGGCGCTCAAGCAGGCCAAGAGCCGCAATCCGGTGATCCTGCTGGACGAGGTGGACAAGCTGGGCGTCAGCTACCAGGGCGATCCGTCGAGCGCGCTGCTGGAGGTGCTGGACCCGGCGCAGAACCACGAGTTCACGGACCACTACCTGGGTGTGCCGTTCGACCTGAGCGAGGTGCTCTTCATCGCGACGGCCAACTACGCGCAGAACATCCCGGCGCCGCTGTACGACCGCATGGAGGCGGTGGAGTTCCGCGGTTACACGGAGCAGGAGAAGAAGGCCATCGCCGAGCGCTTCCTCCTTCCGCGGCAGCGGGAGGACGCGGGGCTGCGCGCCGAGGAGCTGGAGGTGACCGACGAGGCGCTGCGCGCCGTGATCGCCGAGTACACCCGCGAGGCCGGGGTGCGCCAGCTGGAGCGCGAGGTGGGGAAGCTGGCCCGCAAGGCCGCGCGCCGCATCGCCGCCGGGGCGGAGAGCACGGTGAGGGTGGACCTGGAGCGGGTGAAGGAGCTGCTGGGACGCACGCGTGTGCACCCCGAGCGCGCGGGCGGGCAGGACACCGTGGGCGTTTCCACCGGGATGTACTACACGCCGGTGGGCGGCGACATCATGTTCATCGAGGTCAGCGCGCAGCAGCGTGCTGCCGTGCCCGCGACCGCGGAAGGCGAGAGCGCCGCGCAGCCCGGCTTCGGCAACCTGGTGCTCACCGGGCAGCTGGGCGACGTGATGAAGGAGTCGGCGCGCGCCGCGCTGACCTACGCGCGCGCCAACGCCGGGCGCTACGGCATCGACCCGCGCAAGGCGTGGGGCTCGGAGCTGCACATCCACGTTCCGGCGGGCGCCATCCCCAAGGACGGCCCGTCGGCGGGCGTGGCGATGACCACGGCGCTGGTCTCGGCCCTCTCCGACACCCCCGTCCGCTCGGACGTGGCGATGACGGGCGAGGTGACGCTGACCGGGCGGGTGCTCCCCATCGGTGGGGTAAAGGAGAAGCTGCTGGGCGCGCACCGGGCGGGGATCCGCACCATCGTCCTC